One Oceanicoccus sagamiensis genomic region harbors:
- a CDS encoding flagellar basal body-associated FliL family protein, with amino-acid sequence MVNYGGAGRLRYLKTDIALRLAGGPAGQSQIRHHMPYIRHTIVMRLSRATEEELSSMEGKELLRQDVLEETRNMLVREEGQQFVDDLLFNSFIVQR; translated from the coding sequence GTGGTGAATTATGGGGGGGCAGGCAGGCTGCGTTATTTAAAAACCGATATTGCTTTGCGTTTAGCCGGTGGCCCCGCTGGCCAGAGCCAAATCCGTCACCATATGCCTTATATCCGTCATACTATTGTGATGCGCCTGAGCCGCGCCACTGAGGAAGAGCTATCTTCTATGGAGGGTAAGGAGCTGCTGCGCCAGGATGTGTTGGAAGAAACACGGAATATGCTGGTTAGGGAAGAGGGTCAGCAGTTTGTGGATGATCTGTTGTTTAATTCATTTATTGTCCAGCGCTAG
- a CDS encoding disulfide bond formation protein B, which produces MILPTIRQTNSLMVLGVIGMMAYALYTEYYLFLEPCPLCMTQRFFYVLIALFALIAVFHQAKYKLYGALALVSAIGGMATASRQVWLQHLPPEQVPACGPSLEYMLETFPLGETLMTMIRGDGNCAEVVWTFVGFSMGEWSLICFTGYAAVFIWQLLRRS; this is translated from the coding sequence ATGATATTACCCACCATCAGGCAAACCAATTCTCTTATGGTACTCGGGGTTATCGGCATGATGGCCTATGCACTTTATACCGAATACTATCTTTTTCTAGAGCCCTGCCCCCTGTGTATGACCCAGCGGTTCTTTTATGTACTGATCGCACTGTTTGCACTGATAGCGGTTTTTCATCAGGCAAAATATAAGCTCTATGGTGCTTTGGCTCTGGTCAGTGCCATTGGCGGTATGGCCACCGCCAGCCGACAAGTCTGGTTACAACATCTGCCACCGGAGCAAGTCCCCGCCTGTGGCCCCAGCCTGGAATATATGCTGGAAACCTTTCCCCTCGGCGAAACCCTGATGACCATGATCCGTGGCGACGGTAACTGCGCTGAGGTGGTATGGACTTTTGTTGGCTTTAGCATGGGTGAGTGGTCACTGATTTGCTTTACCGGTTATGCCGCGGTCTTTATCTGGCAACTGCTTCGCCGCAGCTAA
- a CDS encoding CidA/LrgA family protein, which produces MSLINGVLILLLCQCAGEAIKSYFGLSLPGPVLGMFILFIGLLIYQDVPEAVAKSSRSLIPMLGLMFLPAATGLFFLGSQYSDQWPAIIAAVLIGSLLSLIFNGLLMTFLARKRRGKS; this is translated from the coding sequence ATGTCACTGATTAACGGCGTACTAATCCTGCTGCTTTGCCAGTGCGCAGGTGAAGCCATTAAAAGCTATTTCGGCCTTAGCCTGCCGGGGCCTGTGCTCGGTATGTTTATCCTGTTTATTGGCCTGCTGATTTACCAGGATGTGCCTGAGGCTGTCGCCAAGTCCAGCCGCAGCTTAATCCCAATGCTGGGCTTGATGTTCCTACCCGCCGCTACCGGCTTATTTTTTCTGGGCTCGCAGTACAGCGATCAATGGCCGGCGATTATCGCGGCCGTGCTTATCGGTTCGCTACTATCGTTGATCTTTAACGGTCTGCTAATGACGTTTTTAGCGCGTAAGCGCCGTGGTAAATCCTGA
- a CDS encoding LrgB family protein, with protein sequence MELLSSPLFAITLSLAAFQLGNLLYRRLNEFPLLHPTVTGASLVALLLPWLDIDYQVYLQGNQLLMFWLGPATVALAVPLYQQLHLIRKMALPILLTCAFGAAFAAGSAVAIAYWLGGSETTMLSLAPKSVTTPIAIELANEIGGLATLAAGCVALTAATAMCLAPIVFRVLNIEDPQIWGFCLGITAHGMGTARAFEMNPTAGAFSSLAMCLTGAFSAALIPLVVKLLS encoded by the coding sequence ATGGAATTACTGAGCAGCCCTTTATTTGCCATTACCTTAAGCCTTGCTGCCTTTCAGCTGGGCAATCTGCTCTATCGCCGACTGAATGAATTCCCGCTGCTGCACCCAACGGTAACCGGTGCCTCGCTCGTCGCACTATTACTGCCCTGGCTGGATATTGACTATCAGGTCTATCTTCAGGGCAACCAGCTATTAATGTTTTGGCTGGGCCCCGCCACTGTTGCCCTGGCAGTACCGCTCTACCAGCAGTTACATTTAATTCGGAAAATGGCGCTGCCGATTTTATTAACCTGCGCTTTTGGTGCCGCCTTTGCGGCGGGTTCCGCGGTGGCTATTGCCTACTGGTTAGGTGGTAGCGAAACCACGATGTTATCCCTTGCCCCCAAATCAGTCACCACCCCGATTGCTATTGAGCTAGCCAATGAGATTGGCGGTCTGGCTACTCTGGCCGCGGGCTGTGTAGCGCTAACCGCCGCCACGGCCATGTGTCTGGCACCGATTGTGTTTCGTGTGCTAAACATTGAAGACCCGCAAATCTGGGGCTTTTGTTTAGGCATTACCGCCCATGGTATGGGTACCGCCAGAGCCTTTGAAATGAACCCTACCGCCGGTGCTTTTTCCAGCCTGGCTATGTGCCTGACCGGCGCTTTTAGCGCCGCATTAATCCCGCTGGTGGTTAAACTTTTGTCATAA
- the rsd gene encoding sigma D regulator, translated as MLDNCTIEERWAGVNELVARWLQERQSIIVQFCALSGVHELKADADPSNNRLQQFCQQMVDYMSAGHFEVYYELIREAEAFADGSADIANDLMPQLTLTTDIAMDFNDRYANAEGNLMTLPKSLSKLGETLASRFEMEDSLIDTMHESHREAVA; from the coding sequence ATGCTGGACAATTGCACTATCGAAGAACGCTGGGCCGGAGTTAATGAACTGGTGGCACGCTGGTTACAAGAGCGCCAATCGATTATCGTACAATTTTGCGCACTTAGTGGGGTCCATGAACTGAAGGCTGATGCTGACCCCTCCAATAATCGCTTACAGCAATTTTGCCAGCAGATGGTCGACTATATGTCTGCCGGTCACTTTGAAGTCTATTATGAGCTAATCCGCGAAGCCGAAGCCTTTGCCGATGGCAGTGCGGATATCGCCAATGACCTAATGCCCCAACTAACGCTGACCACTGATATTGCCATGGATTTTAATGATCGCTACGCCAATGCTGAAGGCAATTTGATGACCCTGCCTAAAAGCCTGTCAAAATTGGGGGAAACTCTGGCTTCCCGTTTTGAAATGGAAGACAGCCTGATCGACACGATGCACGAATCTCACCGCGAAGCTGTCGCCTAA
- a CDS encoding WD40 repeat domain-containing protein encodes MIGSITHGGSLWTTTKHERKFDWNHKQGEYSNIIASGFSPEGLFALTADHQTMVLWDTSTGKALTFWTAPNEVMDLDLTPNGNYALLGLEDYSAVLFDVKRGGIQRSFYHQDRVRSVELSNNGELAITGSEDQTAKLWNITSGEELFSWQHTDEVVTVAISPDGSRAFSVAKYDKAVIWDTATGKAIGQLPLRATAIKRGQAFTSARFSNDGKQLLTGNSDRLVQLWDAKALKELKRWTVPKRDPWKPTSAAVTAVSFSGKKGQYYAVASNGFLHLLQ; translated from the coding sequence GTGATTGGCTCCATTACCCACGGCGGCAGCCTGTGGACGACAACTAAACATGAGCGGAAGTTCGACTGGAATCATAAACAGGGCGAGTACAGCAATATTATCGCTAGTGGCTTTTCTCCCGAGGGGCTGTTTGCCCTGACCGCGGACCATCAAACCATGGTGCTCTGGGATACCAGCACCGGCAAAGCCCTGACTTTTTGGACCGCCCCCAACGAGGTGATGGATTTGGACCTCACCCCCAACGGTAACTATGCCCTGCTTGGGCTGGAAGATTACAGTGCGGTGCTGTTTGATGTTAAACGCGGCGGCATCCAGCGCTCTTTCTACCATCAAGACCGGGTTCGCAGTGTTGAGCTAAGTAATAATGGCGAGTTAGCCATTACCGGCTCTGAAGACCAAACCGCCAAGTTATGGAATATAACTAGCGGCGAAGAACTATTTAGCTGGCAGCATACGGATGAGGTGGTCACCGTGGCTATTTCCCCGGATGGCAGCCGAGCATTTAGCGTTGCCAAATATGATAAAGCGGTTATCTGGGATACCGCTACCGGCAAAGCCATTGGCCAGTTACCACTGCGAGCCACAGCAATAAAACGCGGCCAGGCATTTACCAGCGCCCGGTTTTCCAATGACGGCAAACAATTACTGACCGGCAACTCTGATCGGCTGGTGCAACTGTGGGATGCCAAAGCCTTGAAGGAATTAAAACGATGGACTGTACCCAAACGCGACCCATGGAAGCCTACTAGTGCGGCGGTTACGGCGGTGAGTTTTAGTGGCAAGAAGGGGCAGTATTATGCGGTGGCTTCTAATGGGTTTCTGCATTTACTGCAGTAA
- a CDS encoding FKBP-type peptidyl-prolyl cis-trans isomerase, which produces MKRQLLLAAAISTALIGCNQQAAEPAAEAAPAAALDTAEKRISYGMGIGLGQRLKQETFTIDVDTFAQGVKDAVNGGEQLMTQEEIMAEMQAFQQQQMAAQQEAANKLGEDNKVAGEAYLAENGAKEGVTTTESGLQYEVISAGEGAKPTAADTVEVHYAGTLLDGTEFDSSYKRGQTVSFPLNGVIPGWTEGLQLMPVGSKYRFVIPSNLAYGPGGTGGGPIGPNATLIFEVELVAIKDAAAEG; this is translated from the coding sequence ATGAAACGACAATTATTACTCGCCGCTGCCATCAGCACGGCTCTGATCGGTTGTAACCAACAAGCTGCTGAACCTGCGGCTGAGGCTGCACCTGCAGCTGCGCTTGATACCGCTGAAAAGCGTATCAGCTATGGCATGGGTATTGGCCTGGGCCAGCGCCTTAAACAAGAAACCTTTACCATTGATGTGGATACCTTTGCCCAGGGTGTTAAAGATGCGGTCAACGGCGGCGAGCAGTTGATGACCCAGGAAGAAATTATGGCCGAAATGCAGGCCTTCCAGCAGCAGCAAATGGCGGCCCAACAGGAAGCGGCCAATAAACTGGGTGAAGACAATAAGGTAGCTGGTGAAGCCTATTTGGCGGAGAACGGTGCCAAAGAAGGTGTAACGACAACAGAGAGTGGTTTGCAATATGAAGTGATTAGCGCCGGTGAAGGTGCCAAGCCTACTGCCGCTGATACCGTTGAAGTACATTATGCCGGTACCTTATTAGACGGTACTGAGTTTGATAGCTCTTATAAGCGCGGCCAAACAGTTAGCTTCCCACTTAATGGCGTGATTCCCGGTTGGACGGAAGGTTTGCAGTTAATGCCTGTCGGTTCCAAGTATCGCTTTGTAATCCCTTCTAATCTTGCTTATGGCCCTGGCGGCACCGGTGGTGGACCGATCGGCCCTAATGCGACGTTGATTTTTGAAGTGGAGTTGGTGGCGATTAAGGATGCTGCTGCGGAAGGTTAA
- a CDS encoding DUF4124 domain-containing protein: MSFKAKFTLLLFVLLALGMPMVMKGPDGRPLMTLSDWVPNLDSLPIDQAAISGVVDQLQQASPPAQSDRGDQTAAQTDNSAALVQAAPTPVSSSAGTLYKWQDEKGRWHFSNQKPVTSTQVSMEALPEVENVMEAPVNKGDNSSSIRLPGGLGF, translated from the coding sequence ATGAGTTTTAAGGCAAAGTTTACACTGCTGTTATTTGTCCTGTTGGCGCTGGGTATGCCAATGGTGATGAAGGGGCCCGATGGCCGGCCCTTAATGACCTTGAGTGATTGGGTGCCCAATTTAGATAGCTTGCCCATTGATCAGGCAGCGATTAGCGGCGTTGTTGATCAGCTACAGCAGGCCAGTCCTCCAGCACAGTCTGATAGGGGGGATCAGACCGCTGCGCAGACCGACAATAGCGCAGCATTGGTGCAAGCTGCGCCAACCCCTGTTTCGAGCAGCGCTGGCACTCTGTATAAGTGGCAGGATGAAAAAGGCCGCTGGCATTTTTCCAATCAAAAGCCGGTGACCAGTACCCAGGTCAGTATGGAGGCCTTGCCAGAGGTAGAAAACGTGATGGAAGCCCCTGTTAATAAGGGGGATAACAGTAGTAGTATACGCCTACCCGGCGGCCTTGGCTTTTGA
- a CDS encoding TIGR02444 family protein: MQDSPFWQYSLTVYSRPGVEPLLIMLQDRYQADVNILLCCAWLGSQGQRISPEGLQSLLDLALPWQQQCVQPLRSVRRYLKGREDDHAFREQIKAIEVEAERRQQVLIAQQLQSLSVSSADPEVALSDNLDLYGSLLSPASQGSLSPSLSQLAELIK, from the coding sequence ATGCAAGACAGCCCCTTTTGGCAATACTCCCTGACGGTCTATAGTCGGCCCGGGGTAGAGCCGTTATTAATTATGTTGCAGGACCGCTATCAAGCCGATGTGAATATACTGCTTTGTTGTGCTTGGTTGGGTAGTCAGGGGCAGCGAATAAGCCCTGAAGGCTTGCAGTCTTTGCTTGATCTCGCCCTGCCATGGCAGCAGCAATGTGTGCAGCCATTGCGGTCAGTTCGGCGTTATCTCAAGGGCAGGGAAGATGACCACGCATTTCGTGAGCAGATTAAGGCTATAGAAGTTGAGGCAGAGCGGCGTCAGCAAGTCTTGATTGCCCAGCAGTTGCAGTCGCTTAGCGTATCTTCGGCTGATCCTGAGGTAGCGCTGAGCGATAATCTGGACCTATATGGCTCGCTATTAAGCCCGGCCAGTCAGGGTTCATTATCCCCCAGCCTTAGCCAATTAGCAGAACTGATTAAATAG
- a CDS encoding ATP-binding cassette domain-containing protein, with protein sequence MITLEQISLQRGSKFLLEQASAVFHPGQKIALIGANGTGKSSLFQLLLGKLSADDGTASIPQHWRIAHMAQEVATSERNALDYIIDGDQQLRAIEADIQQAEQKENHNKLAELHEQLDTIDGYNAKVRAEQLMLGLGFKLSDIDKSANSFSGGWRIRLNLAQALMSPSDLLLLDEPTNHLDLDAELWLEQWLQRYQGSLLLISHDRDFIDSVCEGIVHIEHKRLNAYKGNYSAFERQRAERLAQQQANYEKQQVRKAEINDFVRRFRAKATKAKQAQSRLKELARMEDIAPAHIDSPFDFSFPEPGKFSDPLLNLSHANLGYGETTVVNAVNLSIHPGSRIGLLGANGAGKSTMIKSLASEIALLSGDFTEGENLQLGYFSQHQLEALDLDASPALHLQRLSPKAREQEIRNFLGGFNFHGDMAVEPIRYFSGGEKARLALAIVVWQKPNLLLLDEPTNHLDLEMCHALTVALQAFEGAVIVVSHDRHLLRNTVDQFLLVANGKADLFEGDLDDYSRWLIAQRKVDSKSTDKHSSSDGKVDKKVQRQQAAAIRKKLNPINNAIKKVETQIAKTDEQLSSVETSLGDNSLYEAENKDKLQQLLQEQATLTQQKDQQEEKWLTLNDELESLQQSLSIQE encoded by the coding sequence ATGATTACACTGGAACAGATAAGCTTACAACGGGGCAGCAAGTTTCTGCTAGAGCAGGCAAGTGCTGTTTTTCACCCCGGCCAGAAAATAGCACTCATTGGAGCCAATGGCACCGGTAAATCCAGCCTGTTTCAATTGCTGCTGGGGAAACTGAGTGCCGATGACGGTACGGCGTCTATCCCCCAGCATTGGCGAATAGCTCATATGGCTCAGGAAGTCGCCACCAGTGAACGTAACGCACTGGACTATATCATCGATGGCGACCAACAACTGCGTGCTATTGAAGCTGATATTCAACAGGCCGAGCAAAAAGAAAACCACAACAAGCTAGCCGAACTGCACGAACAACTGGATACCATTGACGGCTATAACGCTAAAGTGCGGGCCGAGCAACTAATGTTGGGGCTGGGGTTCAAACTTAGCGATATTGATAAGTCCGCCAATAGTTTTTCCGGTGGCTGGCGCATTCGTTTAAATCTGGCGCAGGCCTTAATGAGCCCTTCTGATTTATTGCTGCTCGATGAACCGACCAACCACCTTGATCTCGACGCCGAACTTTGGCTAGAGCAATGGCTGCAACGCTATCAAGGCAGCCTGTTATTAATTTCTCACGACCGGGATTTTATCGACAGTGTTTGCGAAGGTATTGTGCATATTGAGCACAAGCGTTTAAACGCCTATAAGGGTAACTACTCCGCCTTTGAGCGCCAACGCGCTGAACGGCTGGCACAACAACAAGCCAACTATGAAAAGCAACAAGTGCGCAAAGCAGAAATTAACGACTTTGTTCGTCGCTTTCGCGCCAAGGCCACCAAAGCCAAACAGGCGCAAAGTCGCTTAAAAGAATTAGCGCGGATGGAAGATATTGCACCTGCCCATATCGATTCGCCGTTTGATTTTAGTTTCCCGGAACCCGGCAAGTTTTCTGACCCCTTATTAAATTTAAGCCATGCTAATTTAGGTTATGGCGAAACTACGGTTGTTAACGCCGTAAATCTTAGCATTCACCCCGGCAGTCGTATTGGATTATTAGGGGCCAATGGTGCGGGTAAATCCACGATGATTAAATCCCTGGCCAGTGAGATTGCTTTGCTGTCTGGGGATTTTACCGAGGGTGAGAATTTACAATTAGGTTACTTTAGCCAACATCAGCTGGAAGCCCTGGATTTAGATGCCAGCCCTGCCCTGCATTTACAACGACTAAGCCCAAAAGCTCGCGAACAGGAAATACGCAACTTTCTCGGTGGTTTTAATTTTCACGGTGATATGGCGGTAGAGCCAATACGCTATTTCTCCGGCGGTGAAAAAGCTCGGCTAGCGCTGGCCATTGTCGTTTGGCAAAAACCGAATCTCTTATTGCTGGATGAACCCACCAACCATCTTGATCTTGAAATGTGCCATGCATTAACCGTAGCATTGCAAGCCTTTGAAGGTGCGGTTATCGTGGTCTCGCACGACAGGCATTTATTACGCAATACCGTCGATCAATTTTTGCTAGTCGCCAATGGCAAGGCGGACCTGTTTGAAGGTGACCTTGATGACTATAGCCGCTGGCTAATTGCACAAAGAAAGGTGGATAGCAAAAGCACCGATAAGCATTCCAGTAGCGACGGCAAAGTGGATAAAAAAGTGCAGCGCCAACAGGCTGCAGCGATCAGGAAAAAACTTAACCCTATCAACAATGCCATTAAGAAAGTTGAAACGCAGATAGCAAAAACAGACGAGCAGCTTAGCAGCGTAGAAACATCACTGGGGGATAACAGCCTCTACGAAGCGGAGAACAAGGATAAACTGCAACAACTGCTACAAGAACAAGCCACGCTCACCCAGCAAAAAGACCAGCAAGAAGAAAAATGGCTAACGTTGAACGATGAACTGGAAAGCCTGCAACAATCACTGTCAATCCAAGAGTAA
- a CDS encoding toxin-antitoxin system YwqK family antitoxin → MIKILSVLLLFLLTSCSTQTIDISQVYTVDKLAYNQKSKTPYSGDVSSIYDNGSKKTQGHYQQGLRHGTWSAWYPSGQQQYARNYQLGKKHGAQTEWYENGQQKVASNYIDGKEDGTSFSYYDNGQKKHQWSMTAGQPSGTWIRWYKNGVKKEELHYVNGKKHGLLIKWNEQGDINKKKEYHHGKLR, encoded by the coding sequence ATGATAAAAATACTAAGCGTTCTATTACTTTTTTTATTAACATCTTGTAGCACCCAGACTATTGATATCAGCCAAGTTTATACGGTTGATAAATTAGCCTATAACCAGAAAAGCAAAACACCCTACTCCGGCGATGTCAGCAGTATTTATGATAATGGCAGCAAAAAAACGCAGGGACATTACCAACAGGGCTTGCGCCACGGCACCTGGTCAGCCTGGTATCCTTCAGGGCAACAGCAATATGCCCGCAATTACCAGCTAGGCAAAAAACACGGTGCGCAAACGGAGTGGTATGAAAACGGCCAGCAAAAAGTTGCCTCCAACTATATAGACGGCAAAGAAGATGGCACCAGTTTTAGCTACTACGACAACGGCCAAAAGAAACATCAATGGTCAATGACTGCAGGACAACCCTCGGGCACATGGATTCGCTGGTATAAAAACGGTGTAAAAAAGGAAGAACTCCACTACGTTAATGGCAAAAAGCATGGCTTATTAATTAAATGGAATGAGCAAGGGGATATTAACAAGAAAAAAGAATATCATCATGGCAAATTACGGTGA